In the Streptomyces fradiae ATCC 10745 = DSM 40063 genome, one interval contains:
- a CDS encoding N-acetylneuraminate synthase family protein, giving the protein MKHQPTRTLGSRTVGPDHPVYVTGEIGINHNGDLDKALALVDAAADAGCDAVKFQKRTPEICTPRDQWDIERDTPWGRMTYIDYRHRVEFGETEYRAIDEHCRARGIAWFASPWDTEAVAFLEKFDLPAHKIASASLTDDELLRAVRATGRTAILSTGMSTPRQIRHAVEVLGSENILLCHATSTYPAKAEELNLRVIESLRRDYPNIPIGYSGHETGLQTTLAAVALGAVFVERHITLDRAMWGSDQAASVEPQGLTRLVRDIRTIEAALGDGVKRVYDSELAPMKKLRRVLAPA; this is encoded by the coding sequence ATGAAGCACCAGCCCACGCGCACCCTCGGCAGCCGCACGGTCGGCCCCGACCACCCCGTCTACGTCACCGGCGAGATCGGCATCAACCACAACGGCGACCTCGACAAGGCCCTCGCCCTCGTCGACGCCGCCGCCGACGCCGGCTGCGACGCCGTGAAGTTCCAGAAGCGCACCCCGGAGATCTGCACGCCCCGCGACCAGTGGGACATCGAGCGCGACACCCCCTGGGGCCGCATGACGTACATCGACTACCGGCACCGCGTCGAGTTCGGCGAGACCGAGTACCGCGCCATCGACGAGCACTGCCGGGCGCGCGGCATCGCCTGGTTCGCGTCCCCGTGGGACACCGAGGCCGTCGCCTTCCTGGAGAAGTTCGACCTGCCCGCCCACAAGATCGCCTCCGCGTCCCTCACCGACGACGAGCTGCTGCGCGCGGTCCGCGCCACCGGCCGTACCGCGATCCTGTCCACCGGCATGTCCACGCCGCGGCAGATCCGGCACGCCGTCGAGGTGCTCGGCTCCGAGAACATCCTGCTCTGCCACGCCACCTCCACCTACCCGGCGAAGGCGGAGGAGCTGAACCTCCGCGTCATCGAGTCCCTGCGCCGCGACTACCCGAACATCCCCATCGGCTACAGCGGCCACGAGACCGGCCTCCAGACCACCCTGGCCGCCGTCGCGCTCGGCGCGGTCTTCGTGGAGCGGCACATCACCCTCGACCGCGCGATGTGGGGCTCCGACCAGGCGGCCTCCGTCGAGCCGCAGGGCCTCACCCGCCTCGTCCGCGACATCCGCACCATCGAGGCGGCCCTCGGCGACGGGGTGAAGCGGGTGTACGACTCGGAGCTGGCGCCCATGAAGAAGCTCCGCAGGGTCCTGGCCCCGGCATGA
- a CDS encoding M20 family metallopeptidase, with amino-acid sequence MSREPEADVPDESSLPGVLPEALFTELVAFRRDLHMHPELGNQEFRTTAALKARLEAAGLHPRVLPAGTGLICDIGTWDGHRPMLALRADIDALPIPDTKADCPYRSTVPDRAHACGHDVHTTVVLGAGLVLADLHRQGLLPRPVRLLFQPAEEVLPGGAVDAVAAGVLDGVGRIIAVHCDPRVDAGRIGLRVGPITSACDRLEVTLDGPGGHTARPHLTTDMVTAAARVATDVPAVLARRIDARSGLVLTWGRIEAGHAPNVIPQHAELGGTVRCLDIDAWRGAPDQVYAAIDEVATLHGAKSQINYVRGVPPVVNDEVVTGLLRESMERRRGPYSVEDTEQSLGGEDFSWYLEHVPGAMARLGVRNPSDTTHLDLHRGNFDVDESAIKVGVELFTAAALIDAGGA; translated from the coding sequence ATGTCCCGCGAGCCCGAAGCCGACGTCCCCGACGAATCCTCCCTCCCTGGTGTGCTGCCCGAGGCACTCTTCACCGAGCTGGTCGCCTTCCGCCGGGATTTGCACATGCACCCGGAGCTGGGCAACCAGGAGTTCCGCACCACCGCCGCGCTCAAGGCGCGGCTGGAGGCCGCCGGGCTGCACCCGCGGGTCCTCCCCGCCGGCACCGGACTCATCTGCGACATCGGCACCTGGGACGGCCACCGCCCCATGCTGGCGCTGCGCGCGGACATCGACGCCCTGCCCATCCCGGACACGAAGGCCGACTGCCCGTACCGGTCGACCGTCCCGGACCGCGCCCACGCCTGCGGCCACGACGTCCACACCACCGTCGTCCTGGGCGCCGGGCTCGTCCTCGCCGACCTGCACCGCCAGGGTCTGCTGCCCCGGCCCGTGCGGCTGCTCTTCCAGCCGGCGGAGGAGGTGCTGCCCGGCGGCGCCGTCGACGCGGTCGCGGCGGGCGTCCTGGACGGGGTCGGCCGGATCATCGCCGTCCACTGCGACCCGCGGGTCGACGCCGGCAGGATCGGGCTGCGCGTCGGACCCATCACGTCCGCGTGCGACCGCCTGGAGGTGACCCTCGACGGCCCCGGCGGCCACACCGCCCGCCCGCACCTGACCACCGACATGGTCACCGCCGCCGCCCGCGTCGCCACGGACGTCCCGGCCGTCCTGGCCCGCCGCATCGACGCCCGGTCCGGGCTGGTCCTCACCTGGGGCCGCATCGAGGCCGGCCACGCGCCGAACGTCATCCCCCAGCACGCCGAGCTGGGCGGCACGGTCCGCTGCCTCGACATCGACGCCTGGCGCGGCGCACCCGACCAGGTGTACGCGGCGATCGACGAGGTCGCGACCCTGCACGGCGCCAAGTCGCAGATCAACTACGTCCGGGGGGTCCCGCCGGTCGTCAACGACGAGGTCGTCACCGGGCTGCTCCGCGAGTCCATGGAGCGCCGCCGGGGCCCGTACTCGGTGGAGGACACCGAGCAGTCCCTGGGCGGCGAGGACTTCTCCTGGTACCTGGAGCACGTCCCCGGCGCGATGGCCCGCCTCGGCGTGCGCAACCCGTCCGACACCACGCACCTGGACCTGCACCGGGGCAACTTCGACGTGGACGAGTCCGCGATCAAGGTCGGCGTCGAACTGTTCACGGCGGCGGCCCTCATCGACGCGGGCGGCGCGTAG
- a CDS encoding XRE family transcriptional regulator: MSTVGWEETKRAMRARREAAGLPVRSADEKRADMERLRAEVRAYRLAEIRREQSLTQRDVASSMGVSAPRVSAIEHGAADRTEVATLRAYVEALGGRLRVVADFGDAEYTVA, encoded by the coding sequence ATGAGCACCGTCGGCTGGGAGGAGACGAAGCGCGCCATGCGCGCGCGCCGGGAGGCCGCGGGCCTGCCGGTTCGCTCCGCGGACGAGAAGCGGGCGGACATGGAGCGGCTGAGGGCCGAGGTCCGCGCGTACCGGCTCGCGGAGATCCGGCGCGAGCAGTCGCTGACGCAGCGGGACGTGGCGTCCAGCATGGGCGTGTCCGCTCCGCGGGTCTCCGCCATCGAGCACGGTGCGGCGGACCGCACCGAGGTGGCGACGCTCCGGGCCTACGTGGAGGCGCTGGGCGGCAGGCTGCGGGTGGTGGCGGACTTCGGGGACGCCGAGTACACCGTTGCCTGA
- a CDS encoding type II toxin-antitoxin system RelE/ParE family toxin has protein sequence MVLVAEVSAWLEKLAVIDGRSARQVEDAIDALAEFGPTLGRPLVDRIRGSEQHHMKELRPGSSGRSEVRILFAFDPVRRAVLLLAGDKAGSRQRWYDSNIPLAEKRYGEHLAELDTREYE, from the coding sequence GTGGTCCTCGTCGCAGAGGTCTCAGCATGGTTGGAGAAGCTGGCCGTCATCGATGGACGGAGCGCCCGGCAAGTGGAGGACGCCATCGACGCTCTTGCGGAGTTCGGGCCCACGCTCGGTCGGCCGCTCGTCGACCGGATCAGGGGCTCCGAGCAGCACCACATGAAGGAACTGCGGCCCGGCTCGTCCGGAAGGAGCGAGGTACGCATCCTGTTCGCCTTCGACCCGGTACGACGAGCTGTGCTGTTGCTCGCCGGGGACAAGGCCGGGAGCCGGCAGCGCTGGTATGACAGCAACATCCCACTCGCTGAGAAGCGCTACGGGGAGCACCTCGCGGAACTCGACACCAGGGAGTACGAATGA
- a CDS encoding BMP family lipoprotein, translated as MRRITRIATAGIASAALALSVTACGSDKKSDTAGDAKGGKAAIAYDIGGRGDQSFNDAAYAGLAKAEKEFGIKGTEAEPSEGEGDPDKVQRLTSLARAGNNPVIGVGFAYAPAIAEVAPKFPDTTFGLIDDTSKTGKNIANLVFNEEQGSYLAGVAAAKVTKSNTVGFIGGVETPLIKKFEAGFVQGVKDTNKNVNVKVQYLTQPPDFGGFSKPDLGKAAAQGQIDAGADVVYAAAGLAGSGSIEAAAKAKKWAIGVDSDQYKQSGLAAYKEYILTSVTKDVSGAVFNLIKSVQDGKPQSGEVRYGLDANGVGLSTSNPAFTEMTEVIAAVDKAKADIAAGTIKVKTAP; from the coding sequence TTGCGCCGGATCACCAGGATCGCCACCGCGGGTATCGCATCCGCGGCGCTCGCGCTCAGCGTGACCGCTTGTGGCAGTGACAAGAAGTCGGACACCGCCGGCGACGCGAAGGGCGGCAAGGCCGCCATCGCGTACGACATCGGCGGTCGCGGCGACCAGTCGTTCAACGACGCCGCCTACGCCGGTCTCGCGAAGGCCGAGAAGGAATTCGGCATCAAGGGCACGGAGGCCGAGCCCAGCGAGGGCGAGGGCGACCCGGACAAGGTCCAGCGCCTCACCTCGCTCGCCCGTGCCGGCAACAACCCGGTCATCGGTGTCGGCTTCGCCTACGCTCCGGCCATCGCCGAGGTCGCCCCGAAGTTCCCGGACACCACCTTCGGCCTGATCGACGACACGTCGAAGACCGGCAAGAACATCGCCAACCTGGTCTTCAACGAGGAGCAGGGCTCCTACCTGGCCGGCGTCGCCGCCGCCAAGGTGACCAAGTCGAACACGGTCGGCTTCATCGGCGGTGTCGAGACCCCGCTCATCAAGAAGTTCGAGGCGGGCTTCGTCCAGGGCGTGAAGGACACCAACAAGAACGTCAACGTCAAGGTCCAGTACCTGACGCAGCCGCCGGACTTCGGTGGCTTCTCCAAGCCCGACCTGGGCAAGGCCGCCGCGCAGGGCCAGATCGACGCGGGTGCCGACGTGGTCTACGCCGCCGCCGGCCTCGCGGGCTCCGGCTCCATCGAGGCCGCCGCCAAGGCGAAGAAGTGGGCCATCGGCGTCGACTCCGACCAGTACAAGCAGTCGGGTCTCGCCGCGTACAAGGAGTACATCCTCACCTCGGTGACGAAGGACGTCTCCGGTGCGGTGTTCAACCTGATCAAGTCGGTCCAGGACGGCAAGCCGCAGAGCGGCGAGGTCCGCTACGGCCTCGACGCCAACGGCGTGGGCCTGTCCACCTCGAACCCGGCCTTCACCGAGATGACCGAGGTCATCGCCGCGGTCGACAAGGCCAAGGCCGACATCGCCGCCGGCACGATCAAGGTCAAGACCGCCCCGTAA